DNA from Cynocephalus volans isolate mCynVol1 chromosome 2, mCynVol1.pri, whole genome shotgun sequence:
CGTGGGGACTATCCCGGGTGGGGCTGGGGCATCTAGGCTGGTCACAGTGACCTGGGTGTCCCCGGGGCTAGAAGAGCCCGGCCCCCTCTGTGATGATTACGCAGacagcgggggtggggggggcggtGTCCAGGCCTGACCCCCGCGGGGAGACTCCAGCTCCTCCCACAACCCCGCCCAGCCCACCAGGAAAGGCGCTGCGCCTTTAAGAGCGCGCGGCCCCGCCCGCCCCTCCAGGCCGGATCCGAATTCCAGGGAGGCGGGGCGGAGACGGCTGAGGAGGAGGCCGCTGCGGCGCGGGGACCGGGATCTGCTGCGGCTCGGGCGGCGCCTCCCTGCGGCGGGCCCGGCCCAGCTCCGGCCCCCGCCAGGGCGATGCTCCCCTGGGCCGCGGGATGAGCCAGGTGAGCGCGGGGACCCCCAGCACCCCCTCCCCAGGGCGCACCGATGGGGGCCGGGCGGCGGCGTCCGCGGCCTCTGTTCCCctgggctgtgtgaccttgcGCGGCCCCGCACCCTCTCTGGGCCAAGGCCCGGAGGACCTGCGGGGCCTGCAGAGGCCATTCCGAGTCCTGGCCCGCACGCACCGGCCTGGGGCTCTGgggaggcttcttggaggaggtggggCCTGGCCCCTGACGGCCCGGCTTCGGGATCGCGCCAGAGATCAGAAACGTCGCGCCCCCCGGGTCGCCCAGGCTCCTCTACCCACCGCCCTGCGACCTTCCGCGAGCTCTTGTCCTTTCTgcgcctcagtttcttcatctgtaaaatggagatgatatcACTGCGCAGTCAGCCATTAGCCAGGATCGTTGGTGTTACTGATATTGTTACTGCTATTATGTCGTCGTAATGGCATTGTCCTTAAGGAAGGCCAAGGGAGGAGCTGGGATCTTCCCTCGGGAAGATAACCCCTCCCTGAGGTTGGGACCTGGGTTCTGCTCCTATCCATTGGGGGTCCAGGCTGTTGGCTTCATCTTTCCAGGTGTTGGCTCTTCAGGATGGCCACCTCCCTGCTTGGGAGGGAGGCCTGGCCAACCCCCAGTCCCTACCCCCAAAAGAGCCAAACAGCTCTTTTGGACACTAAGgtgtttataaaaacaaacagctCTTATGGACACTAAGGTGTTTATAAAAATTATCCTATCGAATCCTATGAAGCAGGTAATGTTACCAtacccatttctcagatgaggaaactgagacacagagatgtTTCTCACAGctggtgcttttttaaaaagatgactggtaaggggatcttaacccttgacttggtgttgtcagcaccacactctcccaagtgagccaaccggccatccctatatagggatccgaacccatggccttggtgttatcagcaccacactctcccaagtgagccacggccggcccccAGTGCTGGTGCTTAAGCCAGGCATTTGGCCTGAGTGACAGGCTGGTGCAGGTGGTCAGCGGTTTAGTCTGTATTGAACACTGGCTGGGTCCTCACAGCAATCCTGACCTGTTGTCCCTGTCCACAGTGACTCGGCTGGCCCGGGCATGGCAGACCCAGTGGCGGGCATTGCGGGCTCGGCAGCCAAGAGCGTGCGGCCATTCCGCTCAAGTGAGGCCTACGTGGAGGCCATGAAGGAGGACCTGGCCGAGTGGCTCAATGCCTTGTATGGTCTGGGTCTGCCCGGTGGTGGCGATGGCTTCCTGACAGGGCTGGCCACAGGCACCACCCTGTGCCAGCATGCCAACGCTGTCACTGAGGCCGCCCGCACTTTGGCTGCTGCCCGTCCAGCCCGAGGTGTGGCCTTCCAGGCACACAGTGTGGCGCCAGGCTCTTTCATGGCTCGCGACAACGTGGCCACCTTCATTGGCTGGTGCCGTACAGAGCTGGGTGTGCCTGAAGTGCTCATGTTTGAGACTGAGGACTTGGTGCTGCGCAAGAATGAGAAGAGCGTGGTGCTGTGCCTGCTGGAGGTGGCGCGGCGTGGGGCCCGCCTGGGCCTGCTCGCCCCCCGCCTGGTGCAGTTCGAACAGGAAATTGAGCGTGAGCTGCGTGCCGCCCCCACAGTCCCCAATGCCCCCGCTGCTGGGGAGGACGCCTCTGGAACCACTGCTGTACCAGGGGCTCCTACCCGTGGGCCCCGCATGACGCCCAGTGACCTGCGCAACCTCGATGAGCTGGTGAGTCCCCAACACGCACAATGGTGACCCCTGCTTGTGCACACCGGGCAGCAGAGCTAGTGCCCATGACCCATTCCTGAACTTCCCGGGGTTCACCCTGGTATCTGCAGGACAGCTGCCCCACGGAAAGGGTGCATATGTTGAGCACCAGGTGTATAACTGGCCCCAAGGAGATAGgtaggcccagagaggggaaagtGCCAGGTGAGGTCACACTACCCAGCTGGGTTTGGGATAGAGCCCTGAATCCTGGCTCGGTCTCCCCCTTATGTGCTAACCAGTGCTGTACATTCCTTCATCTGCAGGGGCAGACCGCATGGTTTGGGCACCTCTTCTATGCCCTTCCTGCATGTGGGTGCTAAACAGATGGAGCTGGAGGTTGAGTGGGTGCCAGATGCTTGGCTGAGTGAGGTGTGGAGAGCCTTgggcaaagtgcctggcacacagtaggtgctgggCCCTGCGCCCCACTAGGAAGTCTAGCCAGGAGTTGCTGCTGGTGGTGGGAACGGGAAGTCCTATTTAAAGCTGCAGGATTCTGAGCACAGGAGGTGCTGGACCATGCCCCCAGCTCCCTTGTCCCTTCCCAAGACCTAGCTGTCCCTGCCAATCCTGAGGCTGGGCCAAGAGTATTCTTCTTATCAGGAGGTTAGGACTATGATGTGCCTGCCCAGGAGGTGGGTAGTCTATGGCTGTGGGCAGAGGCTGGTGCCCCACCCCCGGCCTGGGCCAGGGTCATTCAAGGCCCCACCTGCTCATTTCCTCTGGCGGCGCCACTGCGGGCGGGGAGGTGGGTAGGGCCGCCCACAGAGCCAGCCTGGCAGCTCCAGcgagggcgggggggggggggtgttatgTGCATTTGGGTGCTTACAGGCGGTGGCCTGAGTGCATGTTGGTGTGTGTCCCACGTGTCTGGTACCCCCCCACACATTGATGCCCAGCCAGGGGCATGGCGCCCTGTACTTGTGTCCCGTGACCTGCCTCCTCCTAAGGCCTGGCCTCCTTGTCTGCAAAGTGGGTGAAAGGGGGGTGAGCACGAGCTCCAGGGCTCCCCCAGGCTAAGGGGCTACGGGGACGTTCCTCATCAGGGTTCCAGGCCTGGCCTGACCACAGCCTATCATCTTGTCCTGTCAATTCCCTGGGCCCTCACAGCCAAGGAGAGCTGGTGGAAGGTCACCTGTGGAGGCTACACCCACGTCTGGGGCAAGACATTCTCCATCCCCCATTCCCCGGAAGGACTTACTTCCTTCTGACCCTGGAGCTGCTGACATTAAGCCCCAGGAGGAGGGACTTGATCCCTGATCTCCAACCTCCCTTCTCTGTTCACAGGTGAGGGAGATCCTGGGCCACTGCACCTGCCCAGACCAGTTCCCCATGATCAAGGTCTCAGAGGGGAAGTACCGTGTGGGAGACTCCAGCCTACTCATCTTTGTGCGGGTAAGAGTCTGGGGCCACCCCAGCAGACAGCAGCTAAGGGAGCAGGCTGCTAGACCCATGGGACACAGCTGTGACCTGCCCATGCCTGGCTCCCACAGGTACTGAGGAGCCACGTGATGGTGCGTGTGGGTGGCGGCTGGGACACGCTGGAGCACTACCTGGACAAGCATGACCCTTGCCGCTGCTCCTCTGCTGGTCAGTGCCTGGGCAGAGGCAGATGGGCAGGGGGCTCCACCCTGTAGCTTCCTCCCCCACATGCcgtctgttctctctctccacagcCCACCGCCCGCCCCAGCCGAGGGCCCGCACCTTCTCCCCTCAGAGGGTGTCACCCAtccccagcccccgccctggTAGCCCAGTCCCAGGGAGTGAGCGCAGGGGCTCCCGGCCTGAGGTGACTCCCATTAGCTTACGCAACACAAAGGAGGGTCATGAGACCCCACTCAGGTGAGATGCAGGAGGACGTGGGGGTGAGGGTTCtagagggtgagggtgggggatgTCAGCCCTGGCCTGGATGACATAGTTGCCTGTGCTCCTGGAGTGACTCACACCCTGGGAAAAGTTCCCGTGGGTGGGGGCTGGCCTGGCTTCCCATCTCCATGGAAACCCAACCAAACCAACAACACAGCTGGGGCGGGCCCAAGGGCCTGGGGGTTGGGCAGCTGCCAGTTTAAGCCCGGTTTTCCTCTGGCACGCCCTGGGGAACTGGAGGTCTGGGGAGGATGAGTCTAGGGCCCAGGAGCCTGCAGGAAGCTGCTGCTGCAGAGTCTGTCACTTCTCCCTGCAAGTCCCCAGGATGGACAGATGCCCCTGACAGTCCCACATCCTGCTCCTCTTCTCCCTACCCTTCCATGATGCCCCATCTCTCTTTTGTTCCCCTGCCCCAGGCCCCGGGATCAGCTGCCCCCCCATCCCCGCTCCCGCCGCCAGTCCGGGGACAGTgactcctcagcctcctcagcCCAGAGTGGCCCCCTTGGTTCCCGCAGTGATGACACCGGCACAGGCCCCCGGAGGGAGCGGCCCAGCCGGCGGCTGACCACAGGCACCCCAGCCTCCCCGAGACGGCCCCCTGCCCCACGCAGCCAGTCCCGAGACCAGCTGGATCGGGGTCGGCCCCGGGGGGCCCCAGGAGGCAGGGGAGCCCAGCTGTTCGTCCCCAGCCCTGCCCGGCGGGCCCGGAGCCAGAGCCGCGAGGAGCAGGCAGTACTGCTGGTGCGCAGGGACCGCGATGGGCAGCACTCGTGGGTACCACGGGGCAGGGGCAGCACAGGCTCAGGCAGGAGCACCCCCCAGACACCCCGTGCCCGCAGCCCTGCGGCAGCCCGGCCTCCCCGGgtctccagccccagcccagagCTGGGCACCACGCCGGCCAGTGTCTTCCGCACACCCCTACAGCTTGACCCGCAGCAGGAGCAGCAATTGTTCCGGCGCCTGGAAGAGGAGTTCCTGGCCAATGCCCGTGCCCTTGAGGCTGCTGCTAGCGAGACCCCCACTGGACCAGCCCCTGACCCAATCCGGGCCCCAGACCCTCCAGCTCCCGACTCAGCCTACTGTTCCTCcagttcctcctcttcctccctcagcGTCCTGGGTGGCAAATGTGGCCCACCTGGGGACTCTGGCCGAACAGCCAATGGGCTGCCCGGGCCCCGCAGCCATGCTCTGTCCAGCTCTTCCGATGAAGGAAGCCCCTGCCCTGGTATGGGGGGGCCACCAGATACATCTGGGAACCCCCTGGCTGGCCCAGAACCCTCGCAGACCTGGGCACGGGGTCGGATGGACACACAGCCAGACCGTAAACCTTCACGCATCCCCACACCGCGGGGCCCCCGCCGCCCATCTGGACCCACAGAGCCCAGGAcctggcctgccctgcactcAGTCACCCCAAGGGCCGAGCCAGATTCCTGGATGTGATGGGCCAGCCCAGCTGTCCCCAGACCctgttccttctcttcctttgtgGCCTTAACCCCCTCTGCATCAGGGAGCCCCCTCCGCCTCTTTAGTACCAGACCTCATGGGACCAGACCCCTCGGGACCACATGGCACAATGGGACCTCTGTTGTACATTCCGGTTTGGGGATGAGCATTGCTATTTAATTACTAATATTATTGAATGCCTTAGAGGAGGCCAGGCCAGCCTGGTGTCCTGAGGACCTGTGGCCCAGCAGAGCCTCTGACAGTAAAGTTTTACTCCAACCTCCTGTCTGTTTCTTGGGGACTTAGCTTTGGGGCCAACACACCCTTTTGAGGGCCCTCATTACCTGTTGGCATTCTGGAGTTAACTGCCAAGGGACCAAGCCTGGCAGCTCTGACCTCTAGACTTAAGGCTCTATCCTGCCCATCCCAGAAATCCCAGGTGCACTTGAATTGTTTTCCCTTTTATTACCTCACCAGAGGTGTAACTTTAAGAGTTTGTAGAGTGAAACTCCAGGAGCAGTGCGAGAGCTCCCAATCGGGTTCATCGCCAAGTCCTTTCTATGCACTGGGTTTGTGACCCAGTAAGATCCCAGAAAGCACTGATCTGTCCAGTGGGGCTTGGGACCTGGCTGGGTGCAATGAGGTTCCAAGCGAGACTTGTTGCCCAGGAGACTGGGGTGGGAGCTTTCCCCATCCAATCACGGGGGACTCTGCCCTGTCCAATCCGAGTGAAGTTGCGCAGTCCCGCCCAATCCGGATACCGGCTGTTACAAATAAACCCATCGGCGGCGGCGTCCAATTCGGTCACATGAGGCTGCAGCGCGCTGGATGCAGCGCCCCCTGCAGGCGCAAGGCCGGGTGCGCAGGGCGCGCGCGCACTAGAGCGCAGCGCAGGAGCTCGCGGAAGAGACGCAGCACGTGCCAGTTGTACTTAGCGGAGCACTCGAGGTAGCCGCAGCGCCAGCCTCTGCGCACCAGGGCGGCTAGCGCGCGCCGCGGTCCGAAGCGCAGCCGCTGCCGGTCCCGCTTGTTCCCTACCACGAGGATGGGAGCCTCGGGCGCGCCCGCAGGCCTAGGGAGCGGGATGGGAATGAGAGACGCCGTGCTGGGGACCCCGCGGCCAGAGGATCCCCCCAATGGTGCATCCCCTCATATGGCCACAGACCCCCAGCAGACACCAAGCCCGTGTGGGCCAAAGACTGCATAGAGCTGGAGACCTTCCCATGGACAAAAGCCTGATGGGGAAGGCCCAAGACGGTGAGAGAACCTACTCACCGGACCATCAACAACTCCCCACCACCACTCCTGCCGCGCTCCCACCTGGTCTCCGCGATGCGCTGCCGCAGAGCTTTCACGTAGTCGAAACTGTCCGGGCTGCAGATGTCGTAGACAAGCACGAAGGCGTCGGTGTCCTGCAAGCTCCAGTCCTTAGGGTCTGGCCACTCCTAGGGGTGGGAGGCCAGGGTTTGCGGAAGCTTCTTTCCCACCCTCCAACTCCCTAACCTTCTGCATAGACCTTGACACTAAACCTACAGCTTATCCTCAGGCCTCCGTCATCCCCTTCCCTATTTTTATGCCCCCTCCCCTGGGCACTACCTGGGCCCTACCGTCCTCATGGCCGCCAAGATAAACATTTCCAAATTGTGCCTAGAGCCTGTTAGCCTTTAGCCCTCCTTCACCCTCGGTTTCTCCGCCCACCCCCATTTTCCCCTTCCTCATTCCAGCTTTTCCTAGCTCAACTTGGGTCTAGCCACTCTGCTCCCAGACGCCCTCGCAGGGCCCCAGCCCCGTGTTCCACCAAGCCCCCAGAGACCACTGACTGTCGGCAGCTGTACCCATTTGAGCCTCTGGCCTAAGCACCTGCTGGTCTTTCCACCTGGAATGCCACCCCCTGCAGGAAGCTCTGCTTAATCCTGCTTGCTCTTTCCTCTTCACTTCTCGTAGGCATCCAGCTCCTAGGATTGGAGGTGTGTCTTGGACTTTGCACAAATTACTAAACGAATCTTTGCTCCAAGTCACAAGAATGAGGGGGCAGATAATGACACTCCAGCCCCCGAAAGTTCATCTCTGTGCCTGGCCCCAGTCTCTCCCACTGCGGCT
Protein-coding regions in this window:
- the GAS2L1 gene encoding GAS2-like protein 1 encodes the protein MADPVAGIAGSAAKSVRPFRSSEAYVEAMKEDLAEWLNALYGLGLPGGGDGFLTGLATGTTLCQHANAVTEAARTLAAARPARGVAFQAHSVAPGSFMARDNVATFIGWCRTELGVPEVLMFETEDLVLRKNEKSVVLCLLEVARRGARLGLLAPRLVQFEQEIERELRAAPTVPNAPAAGEDASGTTAVPGAPTRGPRMTPSDLRNLDELVREILGHCTCPDQFPMIKVSEGKYRVGDSSLLIFVRVLRSHVMVRVGGGWDTLEHYLDKHDPCRCSSAAHRPPQPRARTFSPQRVSPIPSPRPGSPVPGSERRGSRPEVTPISLRNTKEGHETPLRPRDQLPPHPRSRRQSGDSDSSASSAQSGPLGSRSDDTGTGPRRERPSRRLTTGTPASPRRPPAPRSQSRDQLDRGRPRGAPGGRGAQLFVPSPARRARSQSREEQAVLLVRRDRDGQHSWVPRGRGSTGSGRSTPQTPRARSPAAARPPRVSSPSPELGTTPASVFRTPLQLDPQQEQQLFRRLEEEFLANARALEAAASETPTGPAPDPIRAPDPPAPDSAYCSSSSSSSSLSVLGGKCGPPGDSGRTANGLPGPRSHALSSSSDEGSPCPGMGGPPDTSGNPLAGPEPSQTWARGRMDTQPDRKPSRIPTPRGPRRPSGPTEPRTWPALHSVTPRAEPDSWM
- the RASL10A gene encoding ras-like protein family member 10A, with translation MGGSLRVAVLGAPGVGKTAIIRQFLFGDYPERHRPTEGPRLYRPAVLLDGAVYDLSIRDGDVDGPGPSPGGLEEWPDPKDWSLQDTDAFVLVYDICSPDSFDYVKALRQRIAETRPAGAPEAPILVVGNKRDRQRLRFGPRRALAALVRRGWRCGYLECSAKYNWHVLRLFRELLRCALVRARPAHPALRLQGALHPARCSLM